From Cognatishimia activa, one genomic window encodes:
- a CDS encoding DUF2478 domain-containing protein: protein MKIAYTMTKGKGDLDEVLYNFAKSEMAIGTRVVGVVQVNTDRDDCPLCDMDVEVLPDGPTIRISQDLGPNSRGCRLDPDALEQAVSEVGHRLNSDVALLVLNKFGKHEAGGRGFRDTIGQAMELGVPVVCGVNELNREAFEAFSQGTAVFVEPNPKALTDWLND from the coding sequence ATGAAAATCGCCTACACGATGACCAAGGGCAAAGGGGATCTTGATGAGGTCCTCTACAATTTCGCCAAATCCGAGATGGCAATCGGCACCCGCGTTGTTGGTGTTGTACAAGTCAACACAGACCGAGACGACTGCCCGCTCTGTGACATGGATGTCGAAGTGCTACCGGATGGGCCGACCATTCGTATTTCTCAAGATTTAGGACCAAACTCTCGCGGTTGTCGACTTGACCCCGATGCCCTGGAACAAGCTGTCTCAGAGGTAGGCCATCGGTTGAACTCTGACGTCGCATTGTTGGTTTTAAATAAATTCGGCAAGCACGAAGCCGGCGGTCGCGGCTTCCGCGATACCATTGGGCAGGCAATGGAACTTGGTGTTCCTGTCGTTTGCGGGGTCAACGAATTGAATCGCGAAGCCTTCGAAGCATTTTCGCAAGGCACCGCCGTGTTCGTCGAACCCAACCCCAAGGCCCTGACCGATTGGCTTAACGACTAA
- a CDS encoding isocitrate lyase/PEP mutase family protein has translation MTNAVSKQAEKAQIFTDMHQPGDPLVLYNIWDAGSAKVIEEAGARAVATGSWSVAGAQGFDDGEKLPLEIALMTARRICQTVEVPVTLDFEGAYAVGPTGVASNITLAMKQGIVGINFEDQMIGSKGLHKLEEQSKRIAAAREASEAYGVPLFINARTDLFLKEANQDWHAGLMPQALERLEAYTAAGASGFFVPGLTDPELIARVCEASDIPVNVMTLSNGLSVAELADLGVARISHGPGPFRQAMRDLATRFVDTMS, from the coding sequence ATGACAAATGCAGTCTCTAAACAAGCAGAAAAGGCACAAATCTTCACAGACATGCACCAGCCCGGTGACCCGTTGGTACTTTACAACATCTGGGATGCGGGCTCGGCAAAAGTGATTGAAGAAGCCGGGGCGCGTGCCGTTGCAACAGGCAGCTGGTCTGTCGCCGGAGCACAGGGGTTTGATGATGGAGAAAAGTTACCACTCGAAATCGCCTTGATGACTGCGCGGCGGATTTGTCAGACCGTTGAAGTGCCCGTCACGCTCGATTTTGAAGGCGCCTACGCTGTCGGACCAACAGGTGTCGCGTCCAACATTACCCTTGCTATGAAGCAGGGGATCGTCGGCATCAATTTCGAAGATCAGATGATTGGCAGCAAAGGGCTGCATAAACTGGAAGAACAGTCAAAACGCATTGCTGCTGCCCGCGAAGCATCGGAAGCCTACGGAGTACCGCTCTTTATCAATGCGCGTACGGATCTGTTTTTAAAAGAGGCCAACCAAGATTGGCACGCAGGCCTGATGCCACAGGCACTAGAACGTCTAGAGGCCTATACTGCGGCAGGTGCCAGCGGGTTCTTTGTACCCGGACTGACCGACCCAGAGTTGATTGCACGCGTTTGCGAGGCTTCCGATATACCCGTGAATGTCATGACACTCTCAAACGGCCTTTCGGTCGCCGAACTGGCTGACCTTGGCGTGGCGCGGATTAGCCACGGCCCCGGCCCCTTCCGTCAGGCCATGCGCGATCTGGCGACGCGTTTCGTGGACACTATGAGTTGA
- a CDS encoding metal ABC transporter ATP-binding protein, with amino-acid sequence MPEVSMMPETLLSTQDMSVRLGGHVALRHVDFTINSGEIVTIVGPNGSGKSTLLKSLIGAVKPTAGKVQRRAGLRIGYVPQKLHIDPTLPLSVRRFLSLPKHRIDGDINRALMRVGASDLHEKQMSALSGGQFQRALLARALLENPDILILDEPTTGLDQPGSAALYNLIEDIRRETGAAVLMVSHELHVVMSASDRVVCLNGHVCCHGAPEIVASAPEYRALFGSGTQGALALYRHDHDHSHEVDDHKGCTHA; translated from the coding sequence ATGCCCGAAGTGTCAATGATGCCTGAGACATTACTGTCAACTCAAGATATGAGCGTACGCCTCGGTGGCCATGTCGCCTTGAGGCATGTGGATTTCACAATCAATTCTGGTGAAATTGTCACCATTGTTGGCCCAAACGGATCAGGCAAATCAACATTGCTGAAGTCTCTTATTGGGGCTGTTAAACCAACGGCAGGTAAGGTTCAACGCCGAGCCGGTTTGCGCATCGGCTATGTGCCGCAGAAGCTGCATATTGATCCAACGCTGCCGCTGTCTGTACGTCGGTTTCTCTCCTTGCCCAAACATCGTATCGACGGCGATATAAACAGGGCGCTGATGCGCGTGGGCGCGTCAGATCTGCATGAAAAACAGATGTCAGCGCTTTCAGGCGGTCAATTTCAGCGCGCGTTGCTTGCGCGGGCATTGCTTGAAAACCCAGATATCTTGATTTTGGATGAGCCCACCACCGGGCTTGATCAACCAGGGTCTGCAGCGCTTTATAACTTGATCGAAGACATTCGCCGCGAAACGGGCGCCGCGGTTCTTATGGTCAGTCATGAGTTGCACGTAGTCATGAGTGCATCTGACCGTGTGGTCTGTCTTAATGGCCATGTCTGCTGTCACGGTGCGCCGGAAATAGTTGCTTCCGCTCCTGAATATCGGGCCCTTTTTGGTTCGGGTACGCAGGGCGCCTTGGCGCTTTACCGACATGACCATGATCATTCTCATGAGGTAGACGACCACAAGGGCTGTACCCATGCTTGA
- a CDS encoding bifunctional transcriptional activator/DNA repair enzyme AdaA, which translates to MMFDLPDTDTLYAALCNRDDTYEGRAWVGVTSTGIFCRLSCPARKPKPENCQWYDSVGACIEAGFRPCKRCHPLAPMAEAEPVIQTLLEALERRPSYRWSEGDIARMGLDASTARRAFKRHFGMTFLEMARQRRLREGFTTLAKGRPVIEAQLDSGFESPSAFRSAFAKLLGQNPSDFAADALLRADWIDTPLGPLVAVCDQHALHLLEFVDRKALPTSLKKLQTLSKGSLGFGRFEITDQVKSELAAFFSGNRDTFDVKLAYHGSPFTQEVWDELRTIPAGETRSYSDMANAIGRPSSVRAVARANGANQIALIVPCHRVIGADGSLTGYGGGLWRKQRLIELERQYKDKSAA; encoded by the coding sequence ATGATGTTTGATTTGCCTGACACCGACACGCTTTACGCAGCACTTTGTAACCGCGACGACACCTATGAAGGGCGCGCCTGGGTGGGCGTAACTTCGACGGGGATATTCTGTCGGCTTTCATGCCCTGCCCGAAAACCAAAGCCCGAAAACTGCCAATGGTATGATTCTGTGGGTGCCTGCATTGAAGCCGGATTTCGGCCCTGCAAAAGATGCCACCCCCTTGCGCCGATGGCCGAAGCTGAGCCCGTGATCCAAACCCTGCTCGAAGCGCTTGAAAGGCGCCCCTCCTATCGCTGGAGTGAGGGAGACATCGCTCGAATGGGTCTCGATGCCTCAACAGCGCGGCGTGCTTTCAAGCGGCATTTCGGGATGACCTTTCTGGAGATGGCTCGACAACGGCGTTTGCGCGAAGGATTCACGACACTCGCCAAAGGTAGGCCTGTAATTGAGGCGCAGCTGGATTCAGGTTTTGAAAGCCCCAGCGCCTTTCGTTCGGCTTTCGCAAAACTGCTTGGTCAAAACCCAAGCGACTTCGCGGCAGATGCGCTTTTGAGGGCAGATTGGATCGATACGCCACTTGGTCCCTTGGTGGCGGTATGTGACCAGCACGCCTTACACTTATTGGAGTTTGTTGATCGCAAAGCTCTGCCAACGTCTTTGAAGAAGTTACAAACTCTTTCAAAAGGCTCACTTGGATTTGGGCGGTTTGAAATCACTGATCAGGTTAAATCTGAGCTCGCGGCCTTTTTTAGCGGGAATCGAGACACATTTGATGTGAAACTCGCCTATCACGGCTCGCCATTCACGCAGGAAGTCTGGGATGAATTGCGCACCATTCCGGCTGGTGAAACGCGTTCATATTCAGATATGGCTAATGCGATCGGACGCCCCTCTTCGGTACGTGCCGTCGCGCGCGCAAATGGTGCAAACCAGATTGCCTTGATCGTCCCCTGTCATCGCGTCATAGGAGCAGACGGATCGTTGACGGGCTATGGCGGAGGGCTATGGCGCAAACAGCGACTGATCGAGCTGGAACGACAATACAAGGACAAGTCCGCCGCATGA
- a CDS encoding TSUP family transporter: protein MFEVGTEVLLILIAAGFVAGFVDSIAGGGGLIALPAMLLSGVPPLTALATNKVQGFFGAATAAYTYARGGHVDLRKQIVPATISFFASILGALLVAQLPTDLIRIVLPVLLAGVALFFALQRGLNDDDKERRMSPMIFSASMVPLIAAYDGLLGPGTGSFFMLAFVSLAGYGILKATAHTKLLNCASNAGALLAFAIVATPWWMTGLAMGVAQIFGARLGASLAQKIGARLIKPLLVFTTLAMAAKLLWDLL from the coding sequence ATGTTCGAGGTCGGCACAGAAGTCTTGCTCATTTTGATTGCAGCGGGATTTGTTGCAGGCTTTGTCGACTCCATTGCAGGCGGTGGCGGTTTGATCGCTCTGCCCGCAATGCTGCTGTCAGGTGTCCCACCACTCACCGCACTCGCCACCAACAAAGTCCAGGGCTTCTTCGGAGCTGCCACCGCGGCGTATACCTATGCGCGCGGAGGCCACGTCGATCTGAGAAAACAAATCGTGCCCGCGACCATATCCTTCTTCGCTTCGATTTTGGGGGCCCTCTTGGTAGCGCAACTGCCGACCGATCTCATACGGATTGTGCTCCCTGTCCTACTTGCCGGTGTTGCCCTTTTCTTTGCCTTGCAGCGGGGACTCAATGACGACGATAAAGAGCGCCGCATGTCTCCGATGATCTTTTCCGCAAGCATGGTGCCTCTGATCGCGGCATACGACGGGCTGCTTGGTCCGGGCACCGGTAGCTTCTTCATGCTCGCTTTTGTTTCCTTGGCGGGCTACGGCATTCTTAAAGCCACGGCGCACACGAAACTTTTGAACTGCGCCTCTAATGCAGGGGCTTTGCTCGCCTTCGCAATCGTCGCCACGCCTTGGTGGATGACCGGCCTCGCGATGGGGGTCGCACAGATCTTTGGCGCACGGCTTGGCGCATCATTGGCGCAAAAGATCGGTGCCCGCTTGATCAAACCACTTTTGGTTTTCACGACATTGGCGATGGCCGCGAAGTTGCTTTGGGACTTGCTCTGA
- a CDS encoding iron chelate uptake ABC transporter family permease subunit: MLDDFLVRATLAGIGVALAAAPLGCFVVWRRMAYFGDATSHAAILGIALSLALSLSVFTGALAIALIMALTVSALTGKGYAMDTLLGVMAHSALAIGLVAVSFLQGVRLDLMAYLFGDILAVSKSDLIVIWGGAALVIALMAFRWSPLLTATLNADLAMASGVDPKREQLILTVCLAVVVAVAIKVVGVLLIVAMLIIPAAGARSLARNPEGMAVIAALFGALSAILGLRMSLIYDTPAGPSIVCVAAGVFVLSLIFGRFRAFSR; encoded by the coding sequence ATGCTTGATGATTTCCTGGTACGCGCGACATTGGCAGGGATTGGCGTGGCTCTGGCGGCTGCTCCGCTGGGATGTTTCGTTGTTTGGCGACGGATGGCTTATTTTGGTGATGCGACAAGCCATGCCGCCATTTTGGGCATTGCGCTGTCATTGGCGCTTTCACTTTCGGTGTTCACTGGCGCACTTGCCATTGCCTTGATCATGGCCCTGACGGTTTCGGCCTTAACCGGCAAAGGCTATGCGATGGACACCCTACTCGGTGTGATGGCGCATTCCGCTTTGGCCATCGGTCTTGTCGCGGTCAGCTTCCTGCAAGGGGTGAGGCTTGACCTGATGGCCTATCTCTTCGGAGACATCCTCGCTGTGTCTAAATCAGATTTGATTGTGATTTGGGGTGGCGCGGCACTTGTGATCGCTCTGATGGCGTTCAGATGGTCCCCATTGCTGACAGCAACATTGAACGCTGATCTAGCCATGGCCAGCGGAGTGGACCCCAAGCGTGAACAATTGATTCTAACGGTTTGCCTTGCCGTTGTGGTGGCGGTCGCCATTAAGGTCGTTGGGGTACTTCTGATTGTTGCAATGCTGATCATTCCCGCTGCAGGCGCGAGGTCATTGGCGCGCAATCCAGAAGGTATGGCCGTGATTGCGGCGCTATTCGGTGCTTTATCAGCTATTCTCGGCCTGCGTATGAGCCTGATCTACGACACCCCTGCCGGACCAAGTATCGTCTGTGTCGCGGCAGGCGTATTTGTACTCAGTCTGATCTTTGGGCGCTTCAGAGCGTTTAGTCGTTAA
- a CDS encoding transcriptional repressor translates to MSVHGFDNHDHSGCIHDAMEAAVSYCAENKLQFTPVRRRVFEILLQEHRAMGAYDILPILAEEGLGKQPPVVYRALDFLKANNFIHKIEKLNAYVACSHPGVNHAPAFMICRECSLVVETESRPTASLKSAAKDLGFAIEATVVEAEGLCPKCQ, encoded by the coding sequence ATGAGCGTGCACGGATTCGATAATCACGACCACAGCGGTTGTATTCATGACGCGATGGAAGCGGCGGTTTCTTATTGTGCTGAGAACAAGTTGCAATTCACACCGGTGCGTCGCCGTGTGTTTGAAATATTGCTGCAAGAGCACCGCGCCATGGGCGCATATGACATTTTGCCAATCCTGGCGGAAGAAGGTTTGGGTAAGCAGCCACCCGTGGTCTATCGCGCATTGGACTTTCTGAAAGCCAATAATTTCATCCACAAGATCGAAAAATTGAATGCTTATGTTGCTTGCTCACATCCTGGCGTGAACCATGCACCCGCCTTCATGATTTGTCGCGAATGTAGCTTGGTGGTTGAAACAGAAAGTCGTCCAACAGCCAGCTTGAAATCCGCCGCGAAAGATCTTGGGTTTGCAATTGAGGCGACAGTTGTGGAAGCAGAAGGCCTATGCCCGAAGTGTCAATGA
- a CDS encoding zinc ABC transporter substrate-binding protein: protein MFYRSMTAMCLLATQASAEVPNVATDIAPVHSLVARVMQGVGEPALVMQQGASPHGYSLRPSEARILQNADLVVWIGEDLSPWLEDAIETVATGAHSLELLHSEGTHVHEFREEAVFGGHDDHDDHDDHDDHDDHDDHDDHDDHDHVENHDDKHEDHGHDDHDDHHDEHKDEHAGHDDHDRHNHDGADPHAWLDPENAIVWLNSIAEELSELDPANAEIYAMNAEVGATEIQAAGEEITTQLEPFHDARFVVFHDAYQYFEEAFGLEVTGSIQLSDAAAPSAARLSELHAEIKEHGISCVFAEPQFNDSLVKSVAPEGTNTGILDPLATDIPQGPALYTTWLRGLANSVTDCLG from the coding sequence ATGTTTTACCGATCTATGACGGCGATGTGCCTTTTGGCAACCCAAGCCAGTGCCGAAGTACCAAATGTAGCAACAGATATTGCACCTGTGCACTCACTTGTTGCTCGCGTAATGCAGGGAGTCGGCGAACCTGCTTTGGTTATGCAGCAAGGTGCATCTCCTCATGGTTATTCATTGCGCCCGTCAGAGGCTCGCATACTGCAAAATGCTGATCTAGTGGTTTGGATTGGTGAAGACCTCTCTCCTTGGCTGGAAGATGCGATCGAAACAGTGGCGACTGGTGCACATTCTCTGGAATTGCTTCATAGCGAAGGCACGCACGTTCATGAGTTCCGAGAAGAAGCGGTCTTTGGTGGCCATGACGACCATGACGACCATGACGACCATGACGACCATGACGACCATGACGACCATGACGACCATGACGACCATGATCATGTTGAAAATCATGATGACAAGCATGAAGATCACGGACACGACGATCATGATGATCATCACGACGAGCATAAAGATGAACACGCCGGTCATGATGACCACGATCGCCACAACCACGACGGCGCGGACCCACATGCTTGGCTTGATCCAGAGAACGCGATTGTTTGGTTGAATTCGATTGCTGAAGAACTGTCTGAGTTGGACCCGGCAAATGCAGAAATCTACGCGATGAACGCAGAGGTCGGTGCGACGGAGATCCAAGCCGCTGGTGAAGAAATTACAACCCAGCTTGAGCCATTCCACGATGCACGATTTGTGGTTTTCCACGACGCCTACCAGTACTTCGAAGAAGCCTTTGGGCTAGAGGTCACCGGTTCCATCCAATTGTCTGATGCGGCTGCCCCAAGCGCCGCGCGCCTGAGCGAACTGCACGCGGAAATCAAAGAGCACGGCATTTCATGCGTCTTTGCAGAACCTCAGTTCAATGACTCTCTGGTTAAATCAGTGGCGCCTGAAGGCACCAACACAGGTATTCTGGACCCTCTGGCAACCGACATCCCACAGGGCCCTGCGCTTTACACAACTTGGCTGCGTGGCCTTGCAAACAGCGTGACGGACTGCCTCGGCTAA
- a CDS encoding glycosyltransferase family 2 protein, giving the protein MRILCITTVKDEAPYLLEWIAHHRAAGVTDFLVYSNDCSDGTDKLLKALQMAGIVRHIPHEKTTGQSIQWQALKEAWKHPLRKKADWILVSDVDEYVNIRVGEHRFEDLIGAVSPEADAIVLQWRLFGHNNVIDVKDAPITEQFTRAIPDNENYPIAASMIKTIFKPTGPFNMLGVHRPKQKDIMKARRPIMVDGSGKFLSQDFAMAPNRISMFGGTPARALADINHYAIKSVMGFLLKRSRGLPNRKKEVGLNYWVERNFNTVEDTSIAAMRPATETQFDKLMTLPGVEALHAEAVALHQARAADLIRDPDIHKLLTQIVTAGSSEVVPQNLQTQLISWYHEAQKSSDN; this is encoded by the coding sequence TTGCGTATTCTCTGCATCACAACCGTCAAAGACGAAGCGCCTTATTTGCTAGAGTGGATCGCGCACCATCGTGCTGCCGGCGTGACGGATTTTCTTGTTTATTCAAATGACTGCAGTGACGGCACCGACAAATTACTGAAAGCACTGCAGATGGCGGGGATTGTTCGCCATATTCCGCATGAGAAAACAACGGGCCAATCGATCCAGTGGCAGGCTTTGAAAGAAGCCTGGAAACATCCGTTGCGCAAAAAGGCGGATTGGATTTTGGTGTCGGATGTCGATGAGTATGTGAACATCAGGGTGGGTGAACATCGTTTCGAAGACCTGATCGGTGCTGTCTCGCCTGAAGCAGATGCGATTGTGCTGCAGTGGCGGTTGTTCGGACATAACAACGTGATTGACGTGAAAGATGCGCCCATCACAGAACAGTTCACGCGCGCAATTCCTGACAACGAGAATTACCCTATCGCCGCGAGCATGATTAAAACGATTTTCAAGCCAACAGGGCCTTTCAACATGCTGGGGGTTCACCGCCCCAAGCAAAAGGACATCATGAAAGCCCGCCGCCCAATTATGGTGGATGGGTCCGGCAAGTTTCTCTCGCAGGACTTCGCAATGGCACCGAACCGGATCTCAATGTTCGGTGGCACGCCTGCGCGCGCCCTCGCTGACATCAACCACTACGCCATCAAATCTGTGATGGGTTTCCTTTTGAAACGCTCTCGTGGGCTTCCTAACCGTAAAAAGGAAGTCGGCTTGAATTACTGGGTGGAGCGTAATTTCAACACCGTTGAAGACACCTCGATTGCAGCAATGAGACCAGCGACGGAAACGCAATTTGACAAGCTAATGACCCTGCCCGGTGTAGAAGCACTGCATGCAGAAGCGGTTGCTTTGCATCAGGCACGTGCCGCCGATCTGATACGTGACCCGGACATTCATAAATTGCTAACTCAAATCGTGACGGCTGGTAGCAGCGAAGTGGTCCCCCAGAATTTGCAGACACAGCTGATCTCGTGGTATCACGAGGCACAGAAAAGCAGTGATAATTAA
- the serB gene encoding phosphoserine phosphatase SerB: MYIATLLTNPAAPTLDAATVENLRNAWGGGEAQWLATGEAAEFSIAQVPGNAEDVWTALQAEQIDLIIQPAEGRRKKMLLADMDSTMIQQECIDELAAEAGVGERVAEITAKAMNGELDFEGAIDERVGLLKDLPESIIDHVLQTRIDLMPGGKALVQTMKSNGGYAALVSGGFTAFTAKVAAELGFDENRANTLEVESGALTGRVVRPILGREAKLEALNEITSSLEISPEDVMAVGDGMNDLLMLQNAGTGVALHGKPALQAECKVKINHGDLTALLYIQGYAKSEFAAG, from the coding sequence ATGTATATCGCGACGCTTTTGACGAACCCCGCTGCGCCTACGCTGGATGCCGCAACGGTGGAGAATCTTCGCAATGCCTGGGGCGGTGGCGAGGCACAATGGCTGGCAACCGGTGAGGCTGCAGAATTCTCCATTGCGCAGGTACCAGGTAATGCAGAAGACGTGTGGACCGCACTTCAGGCTGAACAAATCGATCTGATCATTCAGCCCGCAGAGGGCCGTCGCAAAAAGATGCTCTTGGCCGATATGGACAGCACCATGATCCAACAGGAATGCATCGACGAGCTGGCTGCAGAAGCTGGTGTTGGAGAGCGTGTTGCTGAGATCACTGCGAAGGCTATGAATGGCGAACTGGATTTTGAAGGCGCGATCGATGAACGTGTGGGGCTCCTGAAAGATCTGCCAGAAAGCATTATCGATCACGTTCTGCAAACACGCATAGATTTGATGCCCGGAGGCAAGGCGCTTGTCCAAACCATGAAATCCAATGGCGGTTACGCTGCCTTGGTCTCTGGAGGTTTCACGGCATTCACTGCGAAAGTTGCAGCCGAGCTCGGCTTTGATGAGAACCGAGCCAACACATTGGAAGTTGAAAGCGGTGCCCTCACAGGCCGTGTTGTTCGCCCAATACTTGGCCGTGAGGCTAAGCTTGAAGCCCTAAATGAGATCACCAGTAGTCTTGAAATTTCGCCTGAAGACGTGATGGCCGTTGGCGATGGAATGAACGATCTCTTAATGCTCCAGAATGCGGGTACCGGTGTTGCGTTGCACGGTAAACCTGCCCTGCAAGCTGAGTGTAAAGTGAAAATCAATCACGGCGACCTAACTGCGCTTCTCTATATTCAGGGCTACGCTAAGTCCGAATTTGCGGCGGGATAA
- a CDS encoding glycosyltransferase family 2 protein — translation MRAAFHHIPIAHQRVGSAIVLDAIASGNGGRIFFAAGRDLRNLSPVAGTTFKGQRSIGEALIVEATGPTKPNICLDEEVAELELSQPNLQLFRGLNTALAFRNGQTAEITLDWLRWHVETQGLEAALIVDRAKIGENQEYLAQLQNSLTEIDGLKKLVVVQFDTALGEPDMPHEHHPFSAPDAPGKDRMEVPESDPWTSPLGQLGVFELLRHRFLNTARAVAQLDITDLLLRDRQASVFDRAQAEGVVALEGHHCYPWRIRPSDDVQFADHICRQFDAAKARTRWCISPRKTGENTVWRFVRVVGAPVDASKPAQFMRFMGLRHPVDSVSRIVPKTSLIEDELLLDLSQKHFKHKPVRMPVLKSPKIDTSKNSVTIITTMKNEGPFILEWIAYHRAIGVDNFLVFTNDCTDGTDEFHDLLQAKGILQHRDNPFRDTDLKPQHAALQAGEEEDIIKNADWVICMDVDEFINIKTGDGTLKALFEAVGDANMISLTWRLFGNSDIHEFVDRPIIGDYTRCAHEMTRKPHQAWGFKTLFRNIGLFKKLGVHRPKGLNPQLWKDINWVNGSGKPMPKEFFRNAWRSTQDTVGYDLVSLNHYAVRSAESFLVKRDRGRVNHVDRDQGLAYWFRMNHNVGEDHSIKRMLPALQAEMDRMLADPEIASMHQKCVEAHRAKIDELKATENYANFYQDLTGDRMQRLSKQLPHFGANVFLAGPDVVPDEVVFGDHPKDYFFTVERQETTAH, via the coding sequence ATGCGGGCCGCCTTTCATCACATTCCAATCGCGCATCAGCGCGTAGGATCGGCGATTGTTCTGGATGCAATTGCTTCCGGCAACGGGGGTCGTATATTCTTTGCCGCGGGCCGTGACCTGCGCAATCTCTCTCCCGTGGCAGGCACGACATTTAAGGGTCAGCGCTCAATCGGAGAAGCTCTGATTGTTGAAGCAACAGGCCCGACTAAACCCAACATATGCCTTGATGAGGAAGTGGCTGAGCTAGAGCTTTCTCAGCCAAATCTGCAGCTCTTTCGGGGATTGAATACCGCGCTGGCGTTTCGCAATGGGCAAACGGCTGAAATCACGCTGGATTGGCTCCGTTGGCATGTCGAAACACAGGGCCTTGAAGCCGCGTTGATCGTGGATCGGGCAAAGATCGGTGAGAACCAAGAATACCTCGCGCAACTTCAGAATAGCCTAACCGAAATTGACGGACTGAAAAAATTGGTGGTGGTTCAATTTGATACCGCCCTGGGTGAACCTGACATGCCCCACGAGCATCACCCGTTTTCAGCGCCGGATGCACCGGGCAAGGACCGCATGGAGGTGCCAGAATCCGACCCATGGACATCTCCGCTTGGTCAACTCGGAGTGTTTGAGCTTCTACGCCACCGATTTTTGAACACCGCGCGCGCGGTGGCTCAGTTGGATATTACCGACCTTCTATTGCGGGACCGACAGGCATCGGTTTTTGATCGCGCTCAGGCTGAAGGGGTTGTCGCACTCGAGGGACACCATTGTTATCCGTGGCGTATACGTCCCTCTGACGACGTGCAATTTGCCGATCACATATGCCGTCAGTTTGATGCCGCCAAAGCGCGAACGCGCTGGTGCATCTCCCCCAGAAAGACCGGCGAGAATACAGTATGGCGCTTTGTTCGCGTAGTGGGTGCCCCAGTCGATGCCTCTAAACCAGCTCAGTTTATGCGCTTCATGGGGTTAAGGCATCCAGTGGATAGCGTGTCACGGATCGTTCCTAAGACTTCTCTCATTGAAGATGAGCTGCTGCTCGATTTGTCGCAGAAACACTTCAAACATAAACCGGTCAGAATGCCGGTTCTCAAATCGCCCAAAATCGATACCAGCAAAAATTCCGTCACCATTATCACCACGATGAAAAACGAAGGTCCATTCATTTTGGAATGGATCGCCTATCATCGCGCTATCGGGGTTGATAACTTCCTGGTCTTCACCAATGACTGCACGGATGGCACCGACGAGTTTCACGATCTTCTGCAGGCAAAAGGCATCCTGCAACATCGCGACAACCCATTTCGAGATACAGACCTGAAGCCGCAGCACGCAGCTCTGCAAGCTGGTGAAGAAGAAGACATCATCAAGAACGCTGATTGGGTAATCTGCATGGATGTCGATGAGTTCATCAACATCAAGACCGGGGACGGCACGCTCAAAGCGCTCTTTGAGGCGGTAGGCGATGCCAATATGATCTCGCTCACCTGGCGGCTCTTCGGAAATTCCGACATCCATGAATTCGTGGATCGTCCGATTATTGGCGATTACACCCGCTGTGCTCATGAGATGACGCGCAAGCCCCATCAGGCATGGGGATTCAAGACGCTCTTCCGCAACATCGGGCTCTTTAAAAAGCTCGGTGTACATCGGCCCAAAGGTCTGAATCCGCAGCTTTGGAAAGACATCAACTGGGTGAATGGGTCAGGAAAACCGATGCCCAAGGAGTTCTTCCGCAACGCGTGGCGGTCGACTCAAGATACCGTCGGGTACGATCTGGTGTCTCTGAACCACTATGCCGTTCGATCCGCTGAAAGTTTCCTCGTAAAACGTGACCGTGGGCGTGTGAACCACGTCGATCGAGATCAAGGTTTGGCCTATTGGTTCCGCATGAACCACAACGTGGGGGAAGACCATTCCATTAAGCGCATGCTACCCGCCTTACAGGCGGAAATGGATCGGATGCTGGCTGACCCAGAGATTGCGTCGATGCACCAGAAATGCGTTGAAGCACATCGCGCGAAAATCGATGAGCTAAAAGCCACCGAAAACTACGCAAATTTTTACCAAGACCTGACGGGCGACCGCATGCAGCGGCTCTCCAAGCAGCTGCCACATTTTGGGGCCAATGTATTCTTAGCCGGACCAGATGTGGTTCCCGATGAAGTCGTCTTTGGAGATCACCCGAAGGATTACTTCTTCACCGTCGAACGACAAGAAACGACAGCACATTAA